A window of Eubacteriaceae bacterium ES3 contains these coding sequences:
- a CDS encoding type II toxin-antitoxin system RelE/ParE family toxin translates to MATYRIDISKPAENDLRDIILYISSQLSAPMTATKMMDTIEEALLSLAEMPEKYPLVRDESLSSMGYRKLLIKNYIAFYTIDELLKVVNVERILYARRDWLRLL, encoded by the coding sequence ATGGCAACTTATAGAATTGATATTTCTAAACCAGCGGAAAATGATCTCCGCGATATTATTCTGTACATTTCGTCACAATTATCAGCACCAATGACTGCTACAAAAATGATGGACACAATTGAAGAAGCACTCCTTAGTTTAGCCGAGATGCCGGAGAAATATCCACTTGTAAGAGATGAAAGCCTATCTTCAATGGGATATCGAAAACTTTTGATTAAGAATTATATTGCTTTCTATACCATTGATGAACTATTAAAAGTGGTCAATGTAGAAAGAATTCTCTACGCCCG
- a CDS encoding type II toxin-antitoxin system Phd/YefM family antitoxin, with the protein MPNIKSSTDLRNNYNEISKFCHENEEPVFITKNGQGDLAVMSIEAYELLNGKLELYRALDEGRSAIKAGEKRPLANVMNDLRKEIIDGNL; encoded by the coding sequence ATGCCAAACATTAAATCCAGTACGGATCTTAGAAACAATTACAATGAGATATCTAAATTCTGCCATGAAAATGAAGAGCCAGTCTTTATCACCAAAAATGGTCAGGGGGACTTGGCGGTAATGAGCATTGAAGCTTACGAATTATTAAATGGTAAGCTTGAACTCTATCGTGCTCTTGATGAAGGACGCTCCGCTATCAAAGCCGGAGAAAAACGTCCACTGGCCAATGTAATGAATGACCTACGCAAAGAGATAATCGATGGCAACTTATAG
- a CDS encoding P27 family phage terminase small subunit yields MAKDGTNRGGARIGAGRKSKALTEKISDGRLDGAMVLPEPASFIGADVPPVKEYLKATQKNGKNLCAEEIFNEIYLWLKERECDQLVSRHLIEQYAMSVSRWIQCEECISEYGFLAKHPTTGNAIASPYVSMSQQYLKQSNQIWYQIHQVVKENCSVAYSGGTPHDDMMERLLSGRK; encoded by the coding sequence ATGGCAAAGGACGGGACAAACCGCGGCGGAGCTCGAATTGGGGCCGGGCGGAAATCAAAGGCTCTTACAGAAAAAATAAGTGATGGCAGGCTGGATGGTGCAATGGTGCTACCCGAGCCTGCCTCTTTTATTGGAGCCGATGTTCCGCCGGTGAAAGAGTACTTGAAAGCGACTCAGAAAAATGGTAAAAATCTATGCGCCGAAGAAATTTTCAATGAAATCTATCTATGGCTGAAGGAACGGGAATGTGATCAACTGGTCAGCAGGCATCTGATTGAGCAGTACGCCATGAGCGTTTCCCGTTGGATCCAGTGCGAAGAATGTATTTCTGAATATGGTTTTTTAGCTAAGCATCCTACAACCGGTAATGCCATTGCCAGCCCTTACGTTTCCATGTCGCAACAATATTTAAAGCAGTCCAATCAGATCTGGTATCAGATACACCAGGTCGTAAAAGAAAATTGCTCCGTTGCCTACAGCGGTGGAACTCCTCACGATGATATGATGGAGCGTCTGCTGTCAGGACGGAAATAA